From one Amaranthus tricolor cultivar Red isolate AtriRed21 chromosome 17, ASM2621246v1, whole genome shotgun sequence genomic stretch:
- the LOC130803925 gene encoding E3 ubiquitin-protein ligase At3g02290 has protein sequence MSETTAAIMGAICSCLRVEDIEDYVNRNSSIYRNCICLSCFLQNFFHLYSSLFRRGEVQSLPSSIQGASLTSMASTDNALADMYRSPPRPLPYDADPRYYRMQRDGLFSRRDKGCSHSHDESEPLRSDVDADSDPLCTGGKWNESTCEDDSKECRKSSVKLSSAKSTTVMGYFYSSSEDEDVCPTCLEEYTEDNPKIITKCSHHFHLGCIYEWMERSENCPVCGKVMAFDESP, from the exons ATGAGCGAGACAACGGCTGCAATAATGGGTGCTATTTGTTCTTGTTTGCGTGTGGAGGATATAGAAGACTATGTAAACAGAAACAGCTCAATATACAGGAACTGTATTTGTCTAAGCTGTTTCCTTCAAAACTTCTTTCATTTG TACTCTTCATTATTTCGAAGGGGGGAAGTTCAATCCTTGCCTTCATCCATCCAAGGGGCATCCTTAACTTCTATGGCATCAACCGACAACGCTCTTGCTGATATGTACCGCTCTCCTCCTAGGCCCTTGCCTTATGATGCAGATCCTAGATATTACCGCATGCAGCGGGATGGCCTGTTTTCGAGACGTGATAAAGGGTGCAGTCATTCCCATGACGAATCAGAACCTCTGAGGAGTGATGTTGATGCTGATTCCGACCCTTTGTGTACCGGAGGTAAGTGGAATGAGTCAACTTGTGAAGATGACTCAAAAGAGTGTCGTAAGTCGTCTGTGAAGCTTTCATCAGCAAAATCGACCACGGTTATGGGATATTTCTATTCATCATCCGAGGATGAAGATGTTTGTCCAACTTGTCTCGAAG AATACACCGAAGATAACCCGAAGATAATCACGAAGTGTTCTCATCATTTTCATTTGGGTTGCATTTATGAGTGGATGGAGAGAAGTGAGAACTGCCCGGTTTGCGGCAAG GTGATGGCGTTTGATGAATCTCCGTGA